Proteins encoded by one window of Vallitalea okinawensis:
- a CDS encoding sensor histidine kinase, whose protein sequence is MKKRFFSLEHKVLICFILLSIVPIILTSYMVYKQVSVILKENIAESNLSTVQQIGSMMEHVVSDVNKVSLHIIYNEAVRQLLMMPSDTSHKDISQLNNEIYEQLLFHISSTEYIDSMYIEGDNGLSFTINGTGLVISINEELQKRAIEKNGGSIWVYEELETVNVQRKNVPVYSQVRLINDYLNIEPLGILRVNVKEENIAKIYEKDINGKKGSYYIIDSNQNIISSSDKKMLNSKINKSLLQGINQEEQFWYYETVMENKQFLVTYYYMQDLDWYLINLIPIEDILSEMNIIRNITVMILVISIIICIILSRLISYKFLHPLKELKNVMEDVEQEDFSARLTLKRNDEIGILAATFNKMSKRLEELLTQVYYAKIMQKEAELKALEAQINPHFLYNTLDVIYWKCRMEKAHESERLIIALSKLFRLTLNKGNEFTTLGKELDHLKSYMTIQQVKYEDDVTFSINVDDDILDCKVIKLVLQPIVENALIHGVGKRVEEGNIWVKIIKQQEDLVYIIKDDGIGIDQHIIDEILYKKENSQGYGMKNVNERIRLHFGEGYGIDFFSEEGKGVTVLVKQPFIRGDGLLNDQNVSS, encoded by the coding sequence ATGAAAAAAAGATTCTTTAGCCTGGAACATAAAGTACTCATTTGCTTTATACTGTTATCCATTGTACCAATCATATTGACAAGCTATATGGTTTATAAACAAGTATCTGTCATATTAAAAGAGAATATAGCTGAATCCAACTTAAGTACTGTCCAGCAAATAGGTTCAATGATGGAACATGTGGTTTCAGATGTGAACAAAGTTTCCTTACATATTATATATAATGAAGCAGTGAGGCAATTATTAATGATGCCTTCTGATACGTCCCATAAAGATATATCACAACTAAATAATGAAATATATGAGCAATTATTGTTTCATATTAGCTCAACAGAGTATATTGATTCCATGTATATAGAAGGGGATAATGGATTATCATTTACTATCAATGGAACTGGGTTAGTCATATCCATTAATGAGGAGCTGCAAAAACGTGCTATAGAAAAAAATGGAGGAAGTATTTGGGTTTACGAAGAATTAGAAACAGTCAATGTTCAGAGAAAAAACGTACCAGTATATTCTCAAGTCAGGTTAATTAATGACTATCTTAATATAGAACCATTAGGCATACTACGGGTTAATGTAAAAGAAGAGAATATTGCTAAAATTTATGAAAAAGATATCAATGGTAAGAAAGGGAGCTATTATATCATTGATTCCAATCAAAATATTATTTCCTCATCTGACAAAAAGATGTTAAACAGTAAGATCAATAAAAGTCTACTACAAGGAATAAATCAAGAAGAACAATTCTGGTATTATGAAACCGTCATGGAAAATAAACAATTTTTAGTGACGTATTATTACATGCAAGATTTAGATTGGTATTTGATCAATTTAATACCCATCGAGGATATTTTATCTGAAATGAACATTATACGTAACATAACCGTTATGATTCTGGTCATTAGTATTATCATTTGCATAATACTCTCAAGGTTAATTTCCTATAAGTTTCTTCATCCATTAAAGGAACTAAAAAACGTGATGGAAGATGTTGAACAAGAAGATTTCTCTGCTAGACTAACCTTAAAGCGAAATGATGAGATAGGTATCTTAGCCGCTACTTTTAATAAAATGTCTAAAAGATTAGAAGAATTACTCACTCAAGTTTATTATGCTAAGATTATGCAAAAGGAAGCAGAACTGAAGGCTTTAGAAGCCCAAATTAATCCACATTTTCTATATAACACATTGGATGTGATCTATTGGAAGTGTAGAATGGAAAAAGCTCATGAATCTGAACGGTTAATTATTGCGTTATCAAAATTATTTCGATTGACTCTAAATAAAGGGAATGAATTTACTACACTTGGTAAGGAGTTAGATCATCTAAAAAGTTATATGACCATACAGCAGGTTAAATATGAAGATGATGTTACATTTAGTATCAATGTTGATGATGATATTCTCGATTGTAAAGTCATTAAGTTAGTTTTACAACCTATAGTAGAAAATGCTTTAATTCATGGTGTAGGCAAGAGGGTGGAGGAAGGAAATATTTGGGTTAAAATCATCAAACAACAGGAGGATCTTGTGTATATTATCAAGGATGATGGTATTGGAATAGACCAACATATTATCGATGAAATTTTATATAAGAAAGAAAATAGTCAAGGTTATGGCATGAAAAATGTTAATGAACGAATAAGATTGCATTTTGGAGAAGGTTATGGGATTGATTTCTTTTCAGAGGAGGGAAAAGGAGTTACTGTTCTTGTAAAGCAACCTTTTATTAGAGGGGATGGGTTATTGAATGATCAAAATGTTAGTAGCTGA
- a CDS encoding extracellular solute-binding protein: MLKKLIAFIICMAMVFSFVGCTQDNESNDVANNVSEDVTKESDTTKSEPEKTEKKEVVVSMMSTHNEASKDEDARVEIFYDAVDKTKELNPNLKIEVEYIPHDAYQDKAQILAAADELPDLFEVKGSWTKNFVENGRLRSLNDILDSDPAWRDSFIPGGYLNFLVDDQIYGLCMDSGGLTHVIYYNEDIFNECGIEIFPETMPEFVEAIEKIKSKGYLPISMGNKGNWLAESCYLSTIGARFTGQDWNKSIVEGTGASFADPEFISGLAVMYDLALMGAFNEDLNSVEYKQQRVPYYNGEAAMFVEGNWALSSLIKDCSEEVLNATQLAIWPAVEGSSQPQNYISGGTGGWALSLNAQLEDEKVPYVTDFYQSLFTEEYSKKMYENGKTPSIQSDTYDKSKLHPLQVDYFNIVAGFEPCSTYDLVFDPAVIEVMNSGLQELLIDAISPEELADRIQKEYEDVK, from the coding sequence ATGTTAAAAAAATTAATAGCGTTTATAATTTGTATGGCAATGGTTTTTTCATTTGTGGGATGCACTCAAGATAATGAGAGTAATGATGTAGCGAATAATGTAAGTGAAGATGTGACTAAAGAAAGTGATACAACAAAGTCAGAGCCAGAAAAAACTGAGAAAAAAGAAGTTGTTGTATCAATGATGTCAACACATAACGAAGCAAGTAAAGATGAAGATGCTCGTGTAGAGATTTTCTATGATGCTGTCGATAAAACAAAAGAACTAAATCCAAATCTTAAAATAGAAGTCGAATATATTCCTCATGATGCTTATCAAGATAAAGCTCAAATCTTAGCTGCAGCAGATGAATTGCCTGATCTTTTTGAAGTGAAAGGATCTTGGACTAAAAATTTCGTTGAAAATGGTAGATTGCGTAGTTTAAATGATATTTTGGATTCAGATCCAGCATGGAGAGATAGTTTTATTCCTGGGGGTTATCTAAACTTCCTAGTAGATGATCAAATATATGGATTATGCATGGATTCTGGTGGACTTACTCACGTCATTTACTATAATGAAGATATCTTTAATGAATGTGGTATTGAAATCTTCCCAGAAACAATGCCAGAGTTTGTTGAAGCCATTGAAAAAATAAAAAGTAAAGGGTATCTGCCTATTTCAATGGGTAATAAAGGAAATTGGTTAGCTGAGTCATGTTATTTAAGTACAATTGGTGCAAGATTCACTGGTCAAGATTGGAATAAAAGTATTGTAGAAGGAACAGGTGCATCCTTTGCAGATCCAGAATTTATTTCAGGATTAGCAGTGATGTATGATTTAGCATTGATGGGGGCTTTTAACGAAGACTTAAATAGTGTTGAATATAAGCAGCAAAGAGTTCCTTATTATAACGGAGAAGCTGCTATGTTTGTTGAAGGAAACTGGGCATTAAGTTCATTAATTAAGGATTGTTCTGAGGAAGTTCTTAATGCAACTCAACTAGCAATTTGGCCTGCAGTTGAAGGTTCATCACAGCCTCAAAATTATATTAGTGGTGGTACAGGCGGCTGGGCCCTTTCACTTAATGCACAATTAGAAGATGAAAAGGTACCCTATGTTACGGATTTTTATCAGTCATTATTTACTGAAGAGTATTCAAAGAAAATGTATGAAAATGGTAAGACTCCAAGTATTCAAAGTGATACATATGATAAATCAAAATTACATCCATTACAAGTTGATTATTTCAATATAGTAGCTGGATTTGAACCTTGTTCAACTTATGACTTAGTTTTTGATCCTGCTGTAATCGAAGTTATGAATTCTGGACTTCAAGAATTATTAATTGATGCAATAAGCCCTGAAGAGTTAGCTGATAGAATTCAGAAAGAATATGAGGACGTTAAGTAA
- a CDS encoding response regulator produces MIKMLVADDEKVIRKGIKDSIDWYQYGIEIVAEASNGEEALEKTKQYEPDIAVIDIKMPMMDGLECTKKIKTHFPNTKVIILTGYDKFEYAKQAIKYQVEDFLLKPIGADELIHTVTNLKDQIEKERKSKEQQRLNHHLIYENLSILQVQFLNEIINKQMTDVKNIMTKSEQLKLNFNGPWYQVFILEIDNYYFMLDELPVSEKNTITQDMMTIIQEILDDYVEGTIFSNNSNYIIGVINIKQSQMDIFDVCEEIKDTLFNSFKISVTIGVGKKYNKVTLMDQSYNEAFTALRKKAYIGKGKIIQFSNDDTAIEGFFLIEERNDYDKKMIEHVKSLEDEGINETIDLLIKDCIYRKLDYNTIKSMCLRIIYLGLNLLEEMELNYDQLTLKDPFMEINKLETVYDLKKWMKEVFEAIIQFIKENRKNTYNTIVTVAIDYMNQHYNENITLETLANIVYVTPNYFSRVFKEETGENYKEYLTKYRVEQAKHLLKDVRYKTYEVAEMVGYSNYRYFTHNFKKYEGCTPREFKKKSV; encoded by the coding sequence ATGATCAAAATGTTAGTAGCTGATGATGAAAAGGTCATAAGGAAAGGAATTAAAGATTCTATTGATTGGTATCAGTATGGTATTGAAATTGTTGCTGAAGCATCAAACGGGGAAGAGGCACTAGAGAAGACTAAGCAATATGAACCAGATATAGCTGTTATTGATATTAAAATGCCAATGATGGATGGATTAGAGTGTACTAAAAAAATAAAGACGCATTTTCCAAACACTAAAGTCATTATTCTCACAGGCTATGATAAATTTGAGTATGCAAAACAAGCTATTAAATACCAAGTAGAAGATTTTTTATTAAAGCCTATAGGGGCTGATGAACTGATTCATACTGTAACCAATCTTAAAGATCAAATTGAAAAGGAAAGAAAAAGTAAAGAGCAACAAAGGTTAAATCATCATTTAATTTATGAGAATCTCTCTATTTTGCAGGTTCAATTTTTAAATGAAATTATTAATAAGCAAATGACTGATGTAAAAAACATCATGACAAAAAGTGAACAGTTAAAATTAAACTTCAATGGACCTTGGTATCAGGTATTCATTTTAGAGATAGATAATTATTATTTTATGTTAGATGAATTACCCGTTTCTGAAAAGAATACTATCACTCAAGATATGATGACCATCATTCAAGAAATATTAGATGATTATGTGGAGGGGACTATCTTTTCCAATAACTCTAATTATATTATTGGAGTAATCAACATTAAACAATCACAAATGGATATCTTTGATGTATGCGAGGAAATAAAGGATACGCTATTTAATAGCTTTAAGATATCGGTTACAATTGGAGTAGGGAAAAAGTACAATAAAGTTACATTAATGGATCAAAGCTATAATGAAGCTTTTACTGCATTAAGAAAAAAAGCTTATATAGGCAAAGGGAAAATTATTCAGTTTTCAAATGACGATACAGCTATAGAAGGTTTTTTCTTAATTGAAGAAAGAAATGATTATGATAAGAAGATGATTGAGCATGTGAAATCATTAGAGGATGAAGGTATAAATGAGACCATCGATCTCCTTATCAAAGATTGTATTTATAGAAAACTAGATTATAATACAATAAAAAGTATGTGTTTAAGAATTATCTATTTAGGACTAAACTTGCTTGAAGAGATGGAACTTAATTACGATCAATTAACCTTAAAAGATCCTTTTATGGAGATTAATAAGTTAGAAACAGTATATGACCTAAAGAAATGGATGAAGGAAGTTTTTGAAGCAATCATTCAATTTATTAAAGAGAATAGAAAGAATACGTATAATACAATCGTTACAGTTGCTATTGATTATATGAATCAACATTATAATGAAAATATTACTCTGGAAACATTAGCTAATATTGTTTATGTCACACCTAATTATTTTAGTCGAGTATTCAAAGAAGAAACAGGAGAAAATTATAAAGAGTATTTAACAAAATACCGGGTGGAACAAGCCAAGCATTTATTAAAGGATGTTAGATATAAAACTTATGAGGTAGCTGAGATGGTTGGCTATAGTAATTATCGTTACTTTACCCACAATTTTAAGAAATATGAAGGCTGTACACCAAGAGAATTCAAGAAAAAAAGTGTATAA